Proteins from one Malania oleifera isolate guangnan ecotype guangnan chromosome 4, ASM2987363v1, whole genome shotgun sequence genomic window:
- the LOC131153355 gene encoding calcium-binding protein KRP1-like codes for MEGIRKGFVFEDLLPVMAEKMGGEGLMRELCNGFQLLMDGEKGVITAESLKRNAALLGLQGLGDDDELAQSMVREGDFDGDGALNQLEFCALMFRLSPELMAASERYLEEALLNDFI; via the coding sequence ATGGAGGGAATAAGGAAGGGGTTCGTGTTTGAAGATTTGCTGCCGGTGATGGCGGAGAAGATGGGAGGAGAGGGGCTGATGAGGGAGCTCTGCAATGGGTTCCAGCTGCTGATGGATGGGGAGAAGGGGGTGATCACGGCGGAGAGCCTGAAGAGGAACGCGGCGCTGCTGGGGTTGCAGGGTCTCGGCGACGACGACGAGCTCGCACAAAGCATGGTCAGAGAAGGCGATTTCGACGGCGACGGAGCTCTTAACCAGCTGGAGTTCTGCGCTCTCATGTTCAGATTGAGTCCGGAGTTGATGGCTGCGTCGGAGAGATACCTGGAAGAGGCTCTTCTTAACGATTTCATTTGA